Genomic window (Sediminispirochaeta smaragdinae DSM 11293):
GAGTAACCACGCCTCCGCGTTTCTGACAATTCATGTTCCAAGGCTTTTCGATCTGTAATGGTTTTCTCGGTATATGGAACGAGACTGATTCTATCCACATAGTCGGCAAACATCTCTTCCGAAAGGTAAGCAAGCAAAACCTTGCCAAGGGCCGTCGGGTAGAGATCAAAACTCATCCCGACCCTGGTAATAGAGGGAATTGCCTGGCTATTCCCAACTTTGCTAATACAAACGCCGAGATCACCTTCCTGTATCGCAAGGTGAACCGTGGATTTAAGCTCTTCGCTTAACTTGCCCAAAAGCGGATATGTTATCTCGGTTAGGTCGTTGTTTTCCTGCACCACACTCGCAAGTTCAACAATGCGAAAGGTCGCCCTAAAACGGCCACTGATTTCATCCTTAAATATGAAGCCTTCTTTTTGAAGACTTTTCAGATAGTTATAGATTGCAGGAGATGATGTATGGAATGATCTGGCAAGCTCCGCCACCTTTACCCCATGCTTTTGGTGACAAATATGCGATAGAACACGAACAGTTCGCTGAATCGAATTGATCTTCTGGTCCATCATGACCTCCAATATATTAACTAATATTTAATATATTAATTTATATTTAATACATTGTATGCCCACCCTTTTTCCACTGTCAAGTTTTTTTCACCCGATTCCCTATCCCTCCCCAATAGGATAGAATCAGCCCATGCAAAGAGAGATGATCCTCTTTCGGTCCCGTCTCAACAGGGCCGTACGAAATTTTTTCGAATCAAAGGGTTTTCTTGAAGTTGAAACCCCTCAGCTTTCTCCAACAGTCATTCCCGAAGCCCATATCGAACTCTTCTCCACCCGATTTTTCAGCGACAGGTTCGGAGAACGAGAACTCTACCTCCTGCCGAGCCCAGAAATTCACATGAAGCAGCTCATTGCCGAGGGATCGGGAAGTATTTTCCAGATCTGTAAGAGTTTTCGAAATGATGAGCAGATGAGTCACTACCACAATCCGGAATTTTCCATGCTGGAGTGGTATGCGGTTCAGGGAAGCAGCGAAGAAAATATTGCCACGACCGAAGAGCTTTTTTCCTGTTTGGCCGAAACACTCCACAGAGACGGTGAATACCTGAGCCCCCCCTTTCGCAGGATGACCATGGCGGAGGCCTTCGACCGTTTTGCCGGTATCGATCTCGAAAAAGGGCTGAGCCTTCCCGGGCTGAGGAAACAGGCACAAGCCGCAGGCATCGATCTCAGAGACAAACAAGAAAGCTGGGAAGAGCTCTTTCACCGCATCTTTCTCACGCACGTCGAGCCGGAACTTCCGGCCGACCGTCCCCTCGTCCTGGAACGCTACCCTGCGGCGGTCGAGGTCCTTGCCGAAAGAATTCCGGGAACCGGCTGGCTCGACCGCTGGGAATTGTACGTCAAGGGGACGGAACTTGCCAACTGTTATGCCGAAGAGCGTTCGCAAAAGCAGGTGGAAAGTTTTTTTCATAGTCAGTCAGCCCAGAAAGTACAATCGAGCCGTGTGGTGCCGGATATTGATCCGGAGTATCCACAAATTTTCCGAAACTTTCCGAAGTGCAGTGGGGTGGCCCTGGGAATGGACCGCTTGGCCATGCTTTTTTCAGGAGCAGCCACCATAGAGGGGGTGATGTTGTTTCCGTTTTCTGATATGCTTCGCTAAAATGAATATATTGGCCTTATGGCTGTCAGCATAAAACTCATTAACATCGAGGTAAAGATAGATGATAAAAGCTGGATCGATCGATAAGGGAACCGCACTGCTGATTAAGGGGACACCCTATGTCGTTGTCGAGCGGGAATTCGTCAATCCCGGAAAGGGATCGGCCTTTGTACGACTCAAGCTAAAAAGCCCTTCCACAGGGCAGGTTCTTAGAGAAACCTACAAGACTCAAGATTCGGTGGAGGATATCATTGTTTCCGATAAGGATTGTCAGTATCTCTATGCCGATAATGATTCCTACCATTTCATGGATCTGGAGACCTATGATCAGTTCGAAGTACCTATGCAGGGTTTCGAGGATTACAAACTTCTGATGAAGGATGGGGAAACCTACAACATCGTCTTTTGGGAAGACAAGCCTCTGGATATCAAGATTCCCTTTAAGGTAGTCTACGAAGTAACAGAGGCCCAGGAAGCGGTAAAGGGTGATACCGTCACCGGAGCAACGAAGATGGTAACTGTTGAGACGGGACTTCAGGTTAAGGTTCCGATTTTTATCAAGCAGGGCGAACGGATCATGATCAATACGGAAACAAAAGAATATGTCGAACGGGTCAACCAGTAACCTGTTACGATTTTACTCACACAAGGAGGTCGCATTCCGCTATAATGGATGCGGCCTCTCCTTTTTTCTCAGCCACGGGCTGTTCAGCAGCTATGCAATTGATGCCGGAACCTCCCTTCTTCTAAAGCTGATCGCCCAGCATAAGATTGCCGAAGGGAAGCGATCGCTTATCGACATTGGCTGCGGAGCAGGGGTTATCGGGCTTAGCATCAAAAAGCGACATCCGGAAATTAACGCCACACTGCAGGACCGCGATGCCCTTGCCGTGGCATTTTCGCAGGCTGCCGCACGACGTAACGGCCTGTTGCCCGACGGGGCCGAAGAATCCCCGGATCTGAGATTCGCAGGCGCCCTGGCCTTCGAGGGCCAGGAAGGACGCACATTCGATCTCATCGTATCGAACTGGCCGGCAAAGGCAGGCATCCCGGTACTTAAAGAGTTCTTTTTCCTTGCCGCTGCCTCATTGGAAAAGAAGGGAGACCTGGCCATGGTAGTGGTGCGCCCGCTTAAAGAGCAGGCTCTCGCTTTCGCCCTGGAGGCCGGTTGGGAAGTTCAGGCCTCTGAGACCACGGCAAACCACTGTGCCTTCCTTGCCTCCCTGTCTGGGGAAGCCCAAAAGCAGCATAGCCCCACCTTTTCTCTTTCTCCCTACCTTCGAGGAATCTTCAAAGGCAAAGGCTACCAAATGGAAAGTGTCTACGGTCTTCCAGGATTCGACACCCTAGCCTTTCACCACATGCTGTTCGCTTCGGAACTAGCTAAAGTAGTTGAGTGTCTGGCTCCCGAACAGGGAACAACACTCATACGAAATCCTGGCCAGGGACATATTCCACTTATTCTTGCAGCAGAAGTAAACAAACAAGAACGTAAGCTGCCCCTCCCTATTCGGCTTGCCTCAAGAGACCGATTGCAGCTTTTGATAAGCAGCAGGAACCTACAGAAAGCAGGGATACCGCATATCATCGAACACGATGCCTCTCCAATCCTGGACACGGCGAATGAAGAAACGAAGGCATCTCTGGCCATCATGGATATCGACTATGTTCCCGGCAGCGATATTTGCAAAGAGACTTGGCTCTGGGCCGATCAACAGTTGTTGCCAACAGGCCGCGTCCTATTTCTCGGCAAGAGTGCTCTTATAGGCCGAATAGCAGATGGAGCCCAGGGTTTCTCCCTCATTCATACGAAAAAATACAAAGGGTATCGCCTTTTGCTTTTCTCGAAGAATTGATAGCCATTATCTATTGTTTTTGTGTATTTCATGCTATATTCGTATACATGAGGATAACAACCAAAGGCCGCTACGCAATCCGGGCGGTTCTTCGGCTGGCACAAGCAGAAGAGCACCGCCCTATTCCTATACGCATTCTCGCCGCACAGGAAGGAATTTCTCCGGAATTTCTTGAACAGATTTTCTTTCGACTTAGGAAAAGTGGCATCATTAATTCAACAAGGGGGCCGGGCGGTGGTTTTCGGCTTATGAAAGAGGCTAATGATCTCACCCTCATGGAAATATTCGATGCCGTAGAAGAGGGGTTCTTTCTCTCCCCCTGTACTCAGGACGGTGAACAGTGCGACAGAGAAGAACGCTGTCTGGTCCATGGTCTTTGGGAACATACCTACGAAATGCTACAATCCTATTTTGGTGCCATCACGATTGCCGATGTAATGGCAAATCGTTATCCCCATCTTTAAGATGAAGGTCCAGTTGAGGAAAGGGGATCTCTATTCCCTTGGTTTGACATGCCTTCCAAATTTCCATATTGATCCAGTGATGGGCGACATATTTATCGTGAACGTCTTTAATCCAGGTAAAGACGGCAAAATTGATACTTGAACTCCCGAACTCCTTCAGCCGCACGGCAGGGGCCTTATCCTTTCTCCGAAAAGGACAGGAGATTATGGCCGTTTCCAGTATCTCTACCACCCGTTCTACGTCCGAACGATAGGAAACACCAATATCGTTTCGTATTAAAACACTCTTGTCGTCATAGGTATTGTTATAGACGGTATTGGAAACCAGCTGACTATTGGGAACAATAATAGTTTCGTTCATGAGGGTATTAATAACCGTAGAGATAATCCGAATCTGAACGACCGACCCCTCGTTTCCCTCTACGATAATGAAATCCCCCTCTTTTATCGGTCTGGTGATGATGATCACAACACCGGCAAAAAAATTGGCAACTACATTTTGCAGGCCGAAACCAAGACCGAGACCGAGCACACCGAAGATGACGGTCAGGGCCGACAGGTTAATACCGATAACCGAAAGGCCAATCAGCAAAACGATAAACATGACCGAGTAGCGCAATAGATTTGCAAGAGAGAACTGTTTTGCTTCATCAATACCGATGCGGCGCAGGAAGGATTGATTCATCATTCCTTTCGAAATTCTTCCCGCCCAGCTGGCAAGATAGAACACAGGGATCGTAAGGATGATGGTAACAAAGCTGATGCTGGTGTCTCCCGACTTGATCAGCGGTTGATTTAGTGCACTGTAGAAAAGTCGCCAGTATTCGAAGAGCTTGGCACCAAAAAGCCTGCTGATAAGGCCGATAATGAGAAAAAGGTAGATAAGACGCAAGATCAGACGGTACCAGTGACCAATCTTTTCTTTCATCTCGTCTTGTATTTTCAGTGTGAAAAGAAGTTTCCTTCCGCCGCGCAGCAAGAGGCGGTAGATAACAAATGCACAGACAAGGGGAAGGACAAAGACGAGCAGAAGGTGCAATGGGGTAAAGGGAAACGATATGGCTCCAAGGGCAAGGGGCTTATTGAAAAAAGCGATAAGCAGGTCAGGCAAGATCAACTTCCTTCTGTTTATGTTTTCCTTCAAGGAGATCATACATGGTTTCGGGGTTTTCTTCAAATTCGAAAAAACGCTTTATACGAGCGAAAACCTGGTGGTTCTCCATAAAGGCATCCACGATCTCCGGATCAAATTGTTTGCCGCGCTCCCCTGCGATAATCTCCACGGCCTTTTCGTGGCTATAGGCCTCTTTGTAGGGACGTTTGCTGGTAAGAGCATCGTAGACATCGGCGATGGAAACAATTCTTGCCGAAAGAGGGATACCCTCCCCACTAAGGCCCTCCGGATAGCCGCTGCCATCCCAGCGTTCATGATGATAGTAGGCAATCTCTTTACCCATGGTGAGAAAACTGGTCTTTGTAAGCTGTTTATCAACAACCTCCAAAGCCTCGCCTCCAAGCCTGGAATGAGCCTTAATCTGTTCATACTCATCCGGGTTAAAGCGTCCGGGTTTCAGCAGGATGGAATCGGAAATTCCCACCTTCCCGACATCGTGAAGAATGGAAGAAAGCGAAAGATCTTCAAGATAGTCGTCGGTTATATAGGCCGCATATTTGGGCAGTCTCCGAAGGGTTTGGGCCATGATTCTCGTAAATTCGCGAATACGTTCGAGATGAGCACCGGTATCTTTATCTCGGTATTCGGTAAGCTTGGCAAAGCCGATGATGGCTGCCGACTGGGTGTCTTTGAGCTCATGAAGGGAATCCCTTAGTTTCTGCTCCAGATGAACACGCTCGGTCAAATCCTTTTCGGCCATGGAATAGGCGATAACGGTTCCCGTCGAATCTACAATGGAAGTGAAACTTGCATAGGTGTAGATGACCGCTCCATCTTTCCGACGACGTTTCACCTCGCTCTCAACATAACTCCCTTCATTATACTGAATCAGGGCAACCAGCTTTGCAAAGGCGTCGTTGCCCCGATCGACCCTAAGCAAATCGTCGTAATGTTGGCCGACCATCTCTTCCCAATGGTAGCCGTAGGTTCGTTCTGCGGCGGTATTGAGATTAAGAATGGTTCCTTCGGGGTCAAAAATGATGATTCCGGAAAGGATGGTATCAAAGAGAATGGTAAAATTTCGTTCCGATATCTTGAGCCTGGATTCAAGATTCCGAAGATAGGTGACATCTTTCCATTGAGTGGCATAGCCGGTCACGTTCCCCGACTGGTCCTTGATAATCCAGCTGGTATCAAGTACCCGTTTGATTGCACGATTGTTGTTATAGAGGTGAGTCTCCAGATTAAAAACCGTCCCAGCCTCAAGCAATCTGCGCTGCTTATCCTCAAGTTCATCCTGGTAAACGTAGACCTCGCGCAAATCGGAAGGTGCATCTTCTTCATGGTACTCAAGAAGCTCGGCAAAAGCGGGATTTGAGGTTTCGACCCGGCCGTTCATGCGTGCGGTAAACATTGCATCGCCGATCGTTCGAAAGAGTTGCTCATACTCCTGTTCCGCCGCTTGATTGTTGCTGCCGTCGACCAGTTCCCTCAGGATAATCAAAAAATAAAAGCCGTTGTCCGTGGTAAGGCGTGTACTTTTAACACTGAAACCGCGCGTAGGTTCGTCGAACCGAAATCCTGTACCCGAAAGGTGAACACTAAAAGAGGTCTCTTCAGGATGTTCCAAACCGATATTCTTAAGAAACGAATGATGCCCCGAAAGAATTTCGTCGGCACGAAGGCCAAACATTCTCGAAAAAACATCGTTAAAAAAAAGAAGTTCACTCTTCTCGTCAATGATGAGGATTCCGTCGGAGACTTCTTCAATTATGCTCAGCAGTACCGTATCCACTCCAACAGTTATACACCTTCGTGCCTGACGGGTCAAATAGTTCCGGGAAACGACACGGCAGGGGAAAAGGGCTTGCCAGATCGATAGCAGCCTGCGAGAATAAAAGAAGCCATGAAGAAAGAAATCGCCTATATCGCAATTGAAATAGAAAACACCACGCTTACCCGCTGTATGGATTTAAAGGATGGTAAGCAGTCTCATACCCTGCAGTTGACCACGATGGTCGACAATCAGAGGAGAGCACTCGTCACCATCTTTCTGTGCGAAGGGTCCACGAAGCAGCTTCTGAAACAGTTTGATTTGACCCATCTTCGGCCGAAGCCGGCAGGCCCCCCCCGCTTCTTTCTCACCTGCCTGTACGACGGCAATAGCCTGCTCACTATTCGGCTCAAGGTGGACGGGAAAGAGTATGCCGCAGAACGCGTCGACCTAAGCCGATTTATCAGGCGGAAACGACCGATGCTTCTGCTGATTCCGGTGTTCCTGCTGCTTGCGGCTGCTGCGGTATTGCTTATTCCCCGAACGTGTACATCCCGAAAGAATACGGACCGTACGGTAACGGCATCCGTTTCTGCAGAAGAAAGCAGACACAGCGAGGAATCCTCTCCGGCGGCAACGGGGAAGATGACGCAAGAAGCTTCAGAGACTATCGAAACACAGCAAAGCCCTGCAAAACCATCGCCTCAAGCTTCATCGCCCCCCCCTACTTCGCCCCCGCAGGAGCAGCCTCAGGAGCAAAGAAAGATAGCCGAGCAGGAGCCAACGGCCCCGGTAACGGCTTCCGCATTTCGGTCCGTCGAAAAAAGAGCCGTCATTTATTTTCATCCCAACGATTCGGAGCTCACCGCCGAGGCCCAAACCCAGCTCCGCGTCTTCGGCCGGCAACTCAGGGAGTGGAACAGTATCGATGCCGTGAGTATCGAAGGCCACTGCGCTCTGCTGGGCACCGAAAAGGGGAGGATAGAGCTCTCACGGGAACGCGCCGAAAACAGTGCCGCTTTTCTCGAAACGATCGGGATCCCCGCGCAAGGAGTTTCCTTGCAATGGTTTGCCGGCGAAAGGCCCGCCACCCGGGACCCTGACAAACAGGAGCTGAACCGACGGGTTGAAATTTCGGCGAAAGGGAAAGAAGAGCGGCAATAGCCGAAGCTTAATCCTCGACGGGATAGGGCCAGAGTCTATTGTCGGGACCGGGAAGCAATGCCTCTCTCTCCTCCACCCGGGGAACCGGATCAAGGGGAATAGAAACCTTTCCTCCGCCGCCGGGTAGGTCAACGGCATAGACCGGTGTGGCGAGCCCCGACATGCACTGCCGCAATGAGCGCATAATCGACACGCCTTTGAGGATCGGGGCCCGGAGATGCGATGTGCCGGCCGCAAGGTCCCCCTGAAACAGGTAGTAGGGAATAACCCTGGCGGCGAGCAACGCCCCGCTCAGGACCTTCA
Coding sequences:
- a CDS encoding IclR family transcriptional regulator, yielding MDQKINSIQRTVRVLSHICHQKHGVKVAELARSFHTSSPAIYNYLKSLQKEGFIFKDEISGRFRATFRIVELASVVQENNDLTEITYPLLGKLSEELKSTVHLAIQEGDLGVCISKVGNSQAIPSITRVGMSFDLYPTALGKVLLAYLSEEMFADYVDRISLVPYTEKTITDRKALEHELSETRRRGYSIDNEEHRQGLHAVGVPVFDHTDEVVASISTMIPSSISEKQLEDTVQSMRTVAREISQTLGNTNSRD
- a CDS encoding EF-P lysine aminoacylase GenX — protein: MQREMILFRSRLNRAVRNFFESKGFLEVETPQLSPTVIPEAHIELFSTRFFSDRFGERELYLLPSPEIHMKQLIAEGSGSIFQICKSFRNDEQMSHYHNPEFSMLEWYAVQGSSEENIATTEELFSCLAETLHRDGEYLSPPFRRMTMAEAFDRFAGIDLEKGLSLPGLRKQAQAAGIDLRDKQESWEELFHRIFLTHVEPELPADRPLVLERYPAAVEVLAERIPGTGWLDRWELYVKGTELANCYAEERSQKQVESFFHSQSAQKVQSSRVVPDIDPEYPQIFRNFPKCSGVALGMDRLAMLFSGAATIEGVMLFPFSDMLR
- the efp gene encoding elongation factor P translates to MIKAGSIDKGTALLIKGTPYVVVEREFVNPGKGSAFVRLKLKSPSTGQVLRETYKTQDSVEDIIVSDKDCQYLYADNDSYHFMDLETYDQFEVPMQGFEDYKLLMKDGETYNIVFWEDKPLDIKIPFKVVYEVTEAQEAVKGDTVTGATKMVTVETGLQVKVPIFIKQGERIMINTETKEYVERVNQ
- a CDS encoding methyltransferase, with amino-acid sequence MSNGSTSNLLRFYSHKEVAFRYNGCGLSFFLSHGLFSSYAIDAGTSLLLKLIAQHKIAEGKRSLIDIGCGAGVIGLSIKKRHPEINATLQDRDALAVAFSQAAARRNGLLPDGAEESPDLRFAGALAFEGQEGRTFDLIVSNWPAKAGIPVLKEFFFLAAASLEKKGDLAMVVVRPLKEQALAFALEAGWEVQASETTANHCAFLASLSGEAQKQHSPTFSLSPYLRGIFKGKGYQMESVYGLPGFDTLAFHHMLFASELAKVVECLAPEQGTTLIRNPGQGHIPLILAAEVNKQERKLPLPIRLASRDRLQLLISSRNLQKAGIPHIIEHDASPILDTANEETKASLAIMDIDYVPGSDICKETWLWADQQLLPTGRVLFLGKSALIGRIADGAQGFSLIHTKKYKGYRLLLFSKN
- a CDS encoding RrF2 family transcriptional regulator, which gives rise to MRITTKGRYAIRAVLRLAQAEEHRPIPIRILAAQEGISPEFLEQIFFRLRKSGIINSTRGPGGGFRLMKEANDLTLMEIFDAVEEGFFLSPCTQDGEQCDREERCLVHGLWEHTYEMLQSYFGAITIADVMANRYPHL
- a CDS encoding mechanosensitive ion channel family protein; translation: MPDLLIAFFNKPLALGAISFPFTPLHLLLVFVLPLVCAFVIYRLLLRGGRKLLFTLKIQDEMKEKIGHWYRLILRLIYLFLIIGLISRLFGAKLFEYWRLFYSALNQPLIKSGDTSISFVTIILTIPVFYLASWAGRISKGMMNQSFLRRIGIDEAKQFSLANLLRYSVMFIVLLIGLSVIGINLSALTVIFGVLGLGLGFGLQNVVANFFAGVVIIITRPIKEGDFIIVEGNEGSVVQIRIISTVINTLMNETIIVPNSQLVSNTVYNNTYDDKSVLIRNDIGVSYRSDVERVVEILETAIISCPFRRKDKAPAVRLKEFGSSSINFAVFTWIKDVHDKYVAHHWINMEIWKACQTKGIEIPFPQLDLHLKDGDNDLPLHRQS
- a CDS encoding PAS domain S-box protein; the protein is MDTVLLSIIEEVSDGILIIDEKSELLFFNDVFSRMFGLRADEILSGHHSFLKNIGLEHPEETSFSVHLSGTGFRFDEPTRGFSVKSTRLTTDNGFYFLIILRELVDGSNNQAAEQEYEQLFRTIGDAMFTARMNGRVETSNPAFAELLEYHEEDAPSDLREVYVYQDELEDKQRRLLEAGTVFNLETHLYNNNRAIKRVLDTSWIIKDQSGNVTGYATQWKDVTYLRNLESRLKISERNFTILFDTILSGIIIFDPEGTILNLNTAAERTYGYHWEEMVGQHYDDLLRVDRGNDAFAKLVALIQYNEGSYVESEVKRRRKDGAVIYTYASFTSIVDSTGTVIAYSMAEKDLTERVHLEQKLRDSLHELKDTQSAAIIGFAKLTEYRDKDTGAHLERIREFTRIMAQTLRRLPKYAAYITDDYLEDLSLSSILHDVGKVGISDSILLKPGRFNPDEYEQIKAHSRLGGEALEVVDKQLTKTSFLTMGKEIAYYHHERWDGSGYPEGLSGEGIPLSARIVSIADVYDALTSKRPYKEAYSHEKAVEIIAGERGKQFDPEIVDAFMENHQVFARIKRFFEFEENPETMYDLLEGKHKQKEVDLA
- a CDS encoding OmpA family protein, with amino-acid sequence MKKEIAYIAIEIENTTLTRCMDLKDGKQSHTLQLTTMVDNQRRALVTIFLCEGSTKQLLKQFDLTHLRPKPAGPPRFFLTCLYDGNSLLTIRLKVDGKEYAAERVDLSRFIRRKRPMLLLIPVFLLLAAAAVLLIPRTCTSRKNTDRTVTASVSAEESRHSEESSPAATGKMTQEASETIETQQSPAKPSPQASSPPPTSPPQEQPQEQRKIAEQEPTAPVTASAFRSVEKRAVIYFHPNDSELTAEAQTQLRVFGRQLREWNSIDAVSIEGHCALLGTEKGRIELSRERAENSAAFLETIGIPAQGVSLQWFAGERPATRDPDKQELNRRVEISAKGKEERQ